In Cupriavidus basilensis, the following proteins share a genomic window:
- the kdgD gene encoding 5-dehydro-4-deoxyglucarate dehydratase, whose protein sequence is MTTPQELKQIVSEGLLSFPVTDFDAQGNFRPETYVERLEWLAPYGATALFAAGGTGEFFSLTPDDYTNVIRTAVETCAGKVPILAGAGGPTRMAIAYAKEAQRLGAKGILLLPHYLTEACQDGIANHIEEVCKSVHIGVIVYNRGNSRINADMLERLADRCPNLIGFKDGVGEIEGMVRIRRKLGDRLSYLGGLPTAEVYAAAYKALGVPVYSSAVFNFIPKTAMDFYRAIAADDHATTNRLIDEFFLPYLDIRNRRAGYAVSIVKAGAKLVGHDAGPVRAPLTDLDEQELAMLDALIKKLGPQ, encoded by the coding sequence ATGACCACACCACAAGAACTCAAGCAGATCGTCTCGGAAGGCCTGCTTTCCTTCCCCGTGACCGACTTCGACGCGCAAGGCAACTTCCGCCCCGAGACCTATGTAGAGCGCCTGGAATGGCTGGCCCCCTACGGCGCCACCGCCCTGTTCGCCGCCGGTGGCACCGGTGAGTTCTTCTCGCTGACGCCGGACGACTACACCAACGTCATCCGCACCGCGGTGGAAACCTGCGCAGGCAAGGTGCCCATCCTGGCCGGCGCCGGCGGCCCGACCCGCATGGCCATCGCCTACGCCAAGGAAGCGCAGCGCCTGGGCGCCAAGGGTATCCTGCTGCTGCCGCACTACCTGACCGAAGCTTGCCAGGACGGCATTGCCAACCATATCGAAGAAGTCTGCAAGTCGGTCCACATCGGCGTGATCGTGTACAACCGCGGCAATTCCCGCATCAACGCGGACATGCTCGAACGCCTGGCCGACCGCTGCCCCAACCTGATCGGCTTCAAGGATGGCGTCGGCGAGATCGAAGGCATGGTCCGCATCCGCCGCAAGCTGGGCGACCGCCTGTCCTACCTGGGCGGCCTGCCCACCGCGGAAGTCTATGCCGCCGCCTACAAGGCGCTGGGCGTGCCCGTGTACTCGTCAGCCGTATTCAACTTCATCCCCAAGACGGCGATGGACTTCTACCGCGCGATTGCCGCCGACGACCACGCCACCACCAACCGCCTGATCGACGAGTTCTTCCTGCCCTACCTCGACATCCGCAACCGCCGCGCAGGCTACGCGGTGAGCATCGTCAAGGCCGGCGCCAAGCTGGTCGGGCACGATGCCGGCCCGGTCCGCGCGCCGCTGACGGATCTGGACGAGCAGGAACTGGCGATGCTGGATGCGCTGATCAAGAAGCTGGGGCCGCAGTAA
- the garD gene encoding galactarate dehydratase: protein MSVIDIKVEQPGGSQPAAQVQGTALYIRIHALDNVAIVANDGGLPEGTVFPCGLTLRERVPQGHKVALVDLAAGDAVVRYNVVIGYALRDLPKGSWVNERVIEMPVAPGLDNLPVGTRVAEPLPPLEGYSFEGFRNPDGSVGTRNILAITTTVQCVSGVVEHAVRRIRAELLPQYPNVDDVVGLEHTYGCGVAIDAPDAIVPIRTLRNIALNPNFGGTAMMVSLGCEKLQPERLLPAGSLPGGLDVGVVCLQDDEHVGFESMIDSIMAMAHTHLARLDQRRRETCPASELVVGVQCGGSDAFSGVTANPAVGFATDLLVRAGATVMFSEVTEVRDGIDQLTARAATPEVAQAMIREMDWYDRYLEKGRVDRSANTTPGNKKGGLSNIVEKAMGSIVKSGSTAITGVLSPGEKLKQKGLIYAATPASDFICGTLQLAAGMNLHVFTTGRGTPYGLAEVPVIKVATRSDLARRWHDLMDVNAGRIATGEATIEDVGWELFRLMLDVASGRKKTWAEHHKLHNSLVLFNPAPVT from the coding sequence ATGTCGGTGATCGATATCAAAGTAGAGCAGCCAGGCGGTTCGCAGCCGGCTGCGCAGGTGCAGGGCACTGCGCTGTACATCCGCATCCACGCGCTGGACAACGTGGCGATCGTCGCCAACGATGGCGGCCTGCCCGAGGGCACGGTATTTCCCTGCGGGCTGACGCTGCGCGAGCGGGTGCCCCAGGGCCACAAGGTGGCGCTGGTGGACCTGGCGGCCGGCGATGCCGTGGTGCGCTACAACGTGGTGATCGGCTACGCCCTGCGCGACCTGCCCAAGGGCAGCTGGGTCAACGAGCGCGTGATCGAGATGCCGGTGGCGCCCGGGCTGGACAACCTGCCTGTCGGCACGCGCGTGGCGGAACCGCTGCCGCCGCTGGAAGGCTATAGCTTCGAGGGCTTTCGCAATCCGGACGGCTCGGTCGGCACCCGCAACATCCTCGCCATCACCACCACCGTGCAGTGCGTGTCGGGCGTGGTGGAGCATGCGGTGCGGCGCATCCGGGCCGAGCTGCTGCCGCAGTATCCCAATGTGGACGACGTGGTGGGGCTGGAGCACACCTACGGCTGCGGCGTGGCCATCGATGCGCCGGACGCGATCGTGCCGATCCGCACGCTGCGCAATATCGCGCTGAACCCGAATTTCGGCGGCACCGCCATGATGGTGAGCCTGGGTTGCGAGAAGCTGCAGCCGGAGCGCCTGCTGCCGGCCGGCAGCTTGCCTGGCGGCCTGGATGTTGGCGTGGTGTGCCTGCAGGACGACGAACACGTCGGCTTCGAGAGCATGATCGATTCCATCATGGCAATGGCGCATACGCACCTGGCCAGGCTGGACCAGCGCCGCCGCGAAACCTGCCCGGCCTCGGAGCTGGTGGTGGGCGTGCAGTGCGGCGGCAGCGATGCTTTTTCGGGTGTGACCGCCAATCCCGCCGTGGGGTTTGCCACCGACTTGCTGGTGCGCGCCGGCGCCACCGTGATGTTTTCGGAAGTCACTGAAGTGCGCGATGGCATCGACCAGCTCACCGCGCGCGCCGCCACGCCGGAAGTGGCGCAGGCCATGATCCGCGAGATGGACTGGTACGACCGCTACCTGGAAAAGGGCCGGGTCGACCGCAGCGCCAACACCACGCCCGGCAACAAGAAGGGCGGCCTGTCCAATATCGTCGAGAAGGCCATGGGCTCGATCGTCAAGTCGGGCAGCACGGCCATCACCGGCGTGCTCTCCCCCGGCGAGAAGCTCAAGCAAAAGGGCCTGATCTACGCGGCCACGCCCGCCAGCGACTTTATCTGCGGCACCCTGCAATTGGCCGCCGGCATGAACCTTCACGTGTTCACCACCGGCCGCGGCACGCCGTATGGCCTGGCCGAAGTGCCGGTGATCAAGGTGGCAACGCGTAGCGATCTGGCACGCCGCTGGCACGACCTGATGGACGTGAATGCGGGCCGCATTGCCACCGGGGAGGCCACCATCGAGGATGTGGGCTGGGAGTTGTTCCGGTTGATGCTGGATGTGGCGAGCGGGCGCAAGAAGACTTGGGCCGAGCACCATAAGCTGCACAATTCGCTGGTGCTGTTCAACCCGGCGCCGGTGACCTGA
- a CDS encoding helix-turn-helix domain-containing protein has protein sequence MFVKSSNIAFASDFPNMKVSQSSVLSPAMAQQSAKVGQLLARLRQARHIKQADAAVRAGLSRNTAYRIEKGDPGLAFGQVLRYLDAISPGATLASLLAETDPALKALQSREATRRVRDLSASELQNLDF, from the coding sequence ATGTTCGTTAAATCGAGCAATATCGCTTTTGCGAGCGATTTTCCGAACATGAAAGTCTCCCAGTCCTCTGTCCTCTCTCCAGCTATGGCTCAGCAATCGGCCAAAGTTGGCCAGTTGCTGGCCCGGCTACGTCAGGCTCGCCATATCAAGCAAGCCGATGCGGCTGTGCGCGCGGGGCTTTCTCGCAACACGGCCTATCGGATTGAGAAGGGTGATCCAGGCCTCGCATTCGGCCAGGTGCTTCGCTATCTGGACGCTATCTCTCCAGGGGCAACACTTGCGAGCCTTCTGGCGGAGACCGATCCAGCACTCAAGGCGCTTCAGTCACGCGAAGCAACCCGGCGCGTCCGGGATCTGTCTGCCTCAGAGCTCCAGAACCT
- a CDS encoding LysR family transcriptional regulator yields the protein MIDNNPSFDLNLIRLFVTLVESRTLTAAAARGGMTRSNVSRRLKALEQHMGAQLMRRTTRHVELTEAGRLLYAHGVRMLDELQAAGTSIDSLGQTVRGDVRIRLPTGLGHLYLAQVLLEFAGQYPAISLRVLINDYIGDLICAEVDVALKITSLPPEDHVARRICAVGWCLCASPVFLAEHGPVSRAEDLAHCDLIAPASLGRRFDLKLKLAGTPLILRVAPRIQSGDYPFLLESMMTGLGVALLPRYAVWQQIGRGEVVEVLPEYEPEGVGDSIYMLTAPNRFPTLATRTLMDFIRARLENQAGNWGGRGAGAQADAAQ from the coding sequence ATGATTGACAATAATCCCAGCTTCGACCTGAACCTGATCCGGCTGTTCGTCACGCTGGTGGAATCCAGAACGCTCACGGCCGCCGCCGCGCGCGGCGGCATGACCCGCTCCAATGTCTCGCGCCGGCTCAAGGCGCTGGAGCAACATATGGGCGCGCAACTGATGCGGCGCACCACCCGCCATGTGGAGCTGACCGAGGCCGGGCGGCTGCTGTATGCGCACGGCGTGCGCATGCTGGATGAGCTGCAAGCGGCGGGCACTTCCATCGACAGTCTCGGCCAGACCGTGCGCGGCGATGTGCGGATCCGCCTGCCCACTGGGCTCGGGCACTTGTACCTGGCGCAGGTGTTGCTGGAGTTCGCCGGGCAATATCCGGCCATCTCCCTGCGCGTGCTGATCAATGACTATATCGGCGACCTGATCTGCGCCGAGGTGGATGTGGCGTTGAAGATCACCTCCCTGCCGCCGGAGGATCATGTGGCGCGCAGGATTTGCGCGGTAGGCTGGTGCCTGTGCGCATCGCCCGTGTTCCTGGCGGAGCACGGGCCGGTCAGCCGCGCGGAGGATCTTGCCCATTGCGACCTGATCGCACCGGCGTCGCTGGGCCGGCGCTTTGATCTCAAGCTGAAGCTGGCCGGCACGCCGCTGATCCTGCGGGTCGCCCCGCGCATCCAGTCCGGCGACTATCCCTTCCTGCTCGAGTCGATGATGACAGGGCTCGGCGTTGCCTTGCTGCCGCGCTACGCCGTGTGGCAGCAGATCGGGCGTGGCGAAGTGGTGGAGGTGCTGCCCGAGTACGAGCCCGAAGGCGTGGGCGACAGCATTTACATGCTGACCGCGCCGAATCGGTTTCCCACGCTGGCCACCCGCACGCTGATGGACTTCATCCGCGCACGGCTGGAGAACCAGGCGGGGAACTGGGGCGGGCGCGGGGCGGGCGCGCAGGCTGACGCCGCGCAATAG
- a CDS encoding MFS transporter, which produces MNLSNTINVAGEATRRSHVRYWILLMIFVVTTVNYADRATLSITGPAMRSEFGFDAVQMGFIFSAFSWAYVMAQIPGGWLLDRFGARRIYACSIFLWSFFTLLQGFIGVFATVGAAVTTLFVLRFAVGLAESPAFPANAKVVASWFPTAERGTASAIFNSAQYFAAVLFTPLMAWLTHALGWHHVYLWMGALGMVLAGLWLKVVRSPATHPGVNRAELDYIKQGGGLIEMSGDAGKKDKEASGTRWFYVRQLLSNRMLLGVYLGQYCINVLTYFFLTWFPVYLVQARGMSILKAGFVASLPAICGFLGGVLGGVISDGFLRRGYSLTVARKVPIVAGMLLSVSMIACNYVDSEWLVVGFMALAFFGKGIGALGWAVVADTAPKEVIGLAGSIFNMFGNIAGIVTPIVIGYILGTTGSFNGALVFVGANALVTVISYLVIVKEIKRVELKHP; this is translated from the coding sequence ATGAATCTCAGCAATACCATCAACGTGGCCGGCGAGGCCACCCGTCGCAGCCACGTCCGTTACTGGATCCTGCTGATGATCTTTGTGGTGACGACGGTGAACTATGCCGACCGCGCCACGCTTTCCATCACCGGCCCGGCAATGCGCTCGGAGTTCGGCTTCGATGCAGTGCAGATGGGGTTTATCTTCTCGGCCTTCAGCTGGGCCTATGTGATGGCGCAGATTCCGGGCGGCTGGCTGCTGGACCGCTTTGGCGCGCGCCGTATCTATGCCTGCAGCATTTTCCTGTGGTCGTTCTTTACCCTGCTGCAGGGCTTTATCGGCGTATTCGCCACCGTTGGCGCGGCCGTGACCACGCTGTTCGTGCTGCGTTTTGCCGTGGGCCTGGCCGAGTCGCCGGCGTTCCCGGCCAACGCCAAGGTTGTGGCCAGCTGGTTTCCCACGGCCGAGCGCGGCACGGCCTCGGCCATCTTCAATTCCGCGCAGTATTTTGCCGCGGTGCTGTTTACGCCCCTGATGGCCTGGCTGACCCACGCGCTGGGCTGGCACCACGTCTATCTGTGGATGGGCGCGCTGGGCATGGTGCTGGCCGGTCTCTGGCTCAAGGTGGTGCGTAGCCCAGCGACCCATCCGGGCGTGAATCGCGCCGAGCTTGACTACATCAAGCAGGGCGGCGGCCTGATCGAGATGAGCGGCGACGCTGGCAAGAAGGACAAGGAAGCCTCCGGCACGCGCTGGTTCTATGTGCGCCAGCTGCTCTCCAATCGGATGCTGCTGGGCGTGTACCTGGGCCAGTACTGCATCAACGTGCTGACCTACTTCTTCCTGACGTGGTTTCCGGTGTATCTGGTGCAGGCCCGTGGCATGTCGATCCTGAAGGCGGGGTTTGTCGCGTCGCTGCCGGCGATCTGCGGGTTCCTGGGCGGCGTGCTGGGCGGCGTGATTTCCGATGGGTTCCTGCGCCGCGGCTATTCGTTGACGGTGGCTCGCAAGGTGCCGATCGTCGCCGGCATGCTGCTGTCGGTCAGCATGATTGCCTGCAACTACGTGGATAGCGAGTGGCTGGTGGTGGGCTTCATGGCACTGGCCTTTTTCGGCAAGGGCATCGGCGCGCTGGGCTGGGCCGTGGTGGCGGATACGGCACCGAAGGAAGTGATTGGCCTGGCCGGCAGCATCTTTAACATGTTCGGAAATATCGCGGGCATCGTCACGCCGATCGTGATCGGATATATCCTTGGCACCACCGGCTCCTTCAATGGCGCGCTGGTCTTTGTCGGCGCCAACGCGCTGGTGACGGTGATCAGCTACCTGGTGATCGTCAAGGAAATCAAGCGCGTCGAGCTCAAGCATCCCTGA